From Paraburkholderia fungorum, the proteins below share one genomic window:
- a CDS encoding transposase, with product MTVPIRKQRRCRLEFPIDPQPCPCRFHGRALKRHTVIADGASYSIERAETFSRAGVTPVIPPPAHAGVHGDEDTRWHDQSVKYIQNKGIYAFHKKYGYGLRSRVETRISRIKRCIGATLLTKRIASQQREGVIIANLINLRNGFGKPVCRKNA from the coding sequence GTGACCGTTCCAATTCGGAAGCAGCGACGATGTCGGCTGGAATTCCCGATTGACCCGCAACCATGCCCGTGCCGTTTTCACGGTAGAGCGCTAAAGCGGCACACTGTCATCGCCGACGGCGCGAGCTACAGCATCGAACGCGCAGAGACCTTCTCACGCGCGGGTGTGACTCCCGTCATCCCACCGCCGGCCCATGCTGGCGTGCACGGCGACGAGGACACACGCTGGCATGATCAGAGCGTCAAATACATCCAGAACAAAGGTATTTACGCATTCCACAAGAAATACGGCTATGGTCTGCGCTCGCGAGTTGAGACACGAATCTCGCGCATCAAGCGCTGCATTGGCGCGACCCTGCTAACGAAGAGGATCGCCTCGCAGCAGAGAGAGGGCGTCATCATCGCCAACCTCATTAACCTGCGGAACGGCTTTGGCAAGCCGGTTTGCCGCAAAAATGCCTAG
- a CDS encoding MFS transporter: MSAANRRAMTAIMLAVALATLDTAIANTALPTIAADLHAAPAASVWIINAYQLALVATLLPLAALGDIVGHRRIYIGGIALFTVASLACSLASTLPLLAAARILQGLGASAIMSVNTALIRYLYPPHRLGRGLGVNALIVGVSFAVGPTVASLILSFATWPWLFAVNVPLGVIALTFAWPALPQTTRGKHAFDPVAALLNVITFSALIFALGEAAQRASTQLVLSAAAIAVVFGYLMIRRESGHPAPMLPVDLFKRPVFALSALTAVCSFAAQGLAFVSLPFYFEDVLHRSQVETGFLMTPWPVVVALAAPLAGNLSDRYPPGLLGAIGLAVLSAGMASLALLPAHPHVLDIGIRMAVCGAGFGFFQSPNLKALMASAPPERSGGASGIVATARLLGQTTGAALVALSFGIAGRHGPTLALGAGAFFAGAASLASGLRLFAPSHRAGGHVKASAK, translated from the coding sequence ATGTCCGCCGCCAATCGACGCGCGATGACGGCGATCATGCTCGCCGTCGCCCTCGCGACGCTCGACACGGCAATCGCCAACACCGCCCTGCCCACCATCGCCGCCGATCTGCACGCGGCGCCCGCTGCCTCGGTGTGGATCATCAACGCGTACCAGCTTGCGTTGGTCGCCACGTTGCTGCCGCTCGCCGCGCTGGGCGATATCGTCGGGCATCGGCGGATTTACATCGGCGGCATTGCGCTGTTCACGGTGGCGTCGCTTGCGTGCTCGCTGGCTTCGACGCTGCCGTTGCTCGCCGCCGCCCGCATCCTGCAAGGTCTTGGCGCGAGCGCGATCATGAGCGTGAATACCGCGCTGATCCGCTATCTCTATCCGCCGCACCGGCTCGGACGCGGCCTCGGGGTGAATGCGCTGATCGTCGGCGTGTCGTTCGCGGTCGGGCCGACGGTGGCATCGCTGATCCTGTCGTTCGCGACCTGGCCGTGGCTCTTTGCCGTGAACGTGCCGCTCGGCGTGATCGCGCTGACCTTCGCGTGGCCGGCGCTGCCGCAGACCACGCGCGGCAAGCACGCTTTCGATCCGGTCGCCGCGCTGCTGAACGTGATCACCTTCTCCGCGCTGATTTTTGCGCTCGGCGAAGCGGCACAGCGGGCGTCGACGCAACTGGTGCTGAGCGCGGCGGCGATTGCCGTGGTGTTCGGCTACCTGATGATTCGCCGCGAAAGCGGCCACCCCGCGCCGATGCTGCCGGTCGATCTGTTCAAGCGGCCGGTGTTCGCGTTGTCGGCTTTGACAGCCGTGTGTTCGTTCGCCGCGCAAGGTCTCGCGTTCGTGTCGCTGCCGTTCTATTTCGAGGATGTGCTGCATCGGAGCCAGGTCGAAACCGGCTTCCTGATGACGCCGTGGCCCGTGGTGGTAGCGCTGGCCGCGCCGCTCGCGGGCAATCTGTCGGATCGCTATCCGCCTGGCTTGCTGGGCGCGATCGGACTGGCGGTGTTGTCGGCCGGGATGGCGTCGCTGGCGTTGTTGCCCGCGCACCCGCATGTGCTCGACATCGGAATACGGATGGCCGTTTGCGGCGCGGGCTTCGGCTTTTTCCAGTCACCGAATCTGAAGGCGCTGATGGCCAGCGCGCCGCCGGAACGCAGCGGCGGCGCCAGCGGGATCGTCGCGACCGCGCGGCTGCTCGGGCAGACCACGGGCGCGGCGCTGGTCGCGTTGAGCTTTGGGATCGCGGGCCGCCATGGTCCGACGCTCGCGCTCGGCGCGGGCGCGTTCTTCGCCGGAGCGGCAAGCCTGGCGAGCGGATTGCGGCTGTTCGCGCCGTCGCATCGCGCGGGCGGTCATGTGAAGGCGTCGGCGAAATAG
- a CDS encoding tyrosine-type recombinase/integrase yields MKTARAWLRVNREFQPTSSLLPNWNGHATTRANVVLRLTLAARNSVRSSPGLGERHVSPHTIRHTTAMHLLQAGVDIRAALWLGHESPVTTHHYVEADLNIKERALARRHEPGSKVPRYRAPDSLLNFLKARDYAKTGIRACRFPSDIGASSGVLLSIINDLA; encoded by the coding sequence GTGAAAACGGCACGGGCATGGTTGCGGGTCAATCGGGAATTCCAGCCGACATCGTCGCTGCTTCCGAATTGGAACGGTCACGCAACGACGAGAGCCAATGTCGTGTTGAGGCTGACGTTGGCTGCCAGGAACTCAGTCCGTTCCTCTCCCGGTCTGGGGGAGCGGCACGTATCGCCCCATACCATCCGGCACACCACGGCCATGCACTTGCTACAGGCTGGCGTGGATATCCGCGCCGCGCTGTGGCTCGGACATGAGAGCCCCGTCACGACGCACCATTACGTCGAAGCCGACCTGAATATAAAGGAGCGCGCGCTTGCCAGGCGTCACGAACCAGGAAGCAAAGTCCCCCGCTATCGGGCACCTGACTCGCTGCTCAACTTCCTGAAGGCGCGTGATTATGCAAAGACCGGAATTCGTGCTTGCCGCTTTCCATCAGATATCGGGGCGAGCTCCGGCGTGCTACTTTCCATAATCAACGACTTGGCATAA
- a CDS encoding DUF6232 family protein: METPFNDRGVSVTRNALSSAGQVFPLRDIVGVQVVTVPKNKLLPRLISLIGLVGAVVGGIFRSPVGIVCGVMLTVVGWLTWATQDITHRLIVQTATGEREALMSTDREFVERVSAAVNEAKAAAAKS, encoded by the coding sequence ATGGAAACACCTTTCAATGATCGCGGCGTGTCGGTCACGCGTAACGCACTCTCGTCGGCCGGACAGGTCTTTCCGCTGCGCGACATCGTCGGCGTGCAGGTCGTCACCGTGCCGAAAAACAAACTGCTGCCGCGCCTTATTTCGCTGATCGGCCTGGTCGGCGCTGTAGTCGGTGGGATATTCCGCTCGCCGGTCGGCATCGTGTGCGGCGTCATGCTGACCGTTGTCGGCTGGCTCACATGGGCGACGCAGGACATCACGCATCGTCTGATCGTGCAGACGGCCACCGGCGAACGTGAGGCGCTCATGAGCACCGATCGCGAGTTCGTCGAACGGGTCAGTGCGGCCGTGAATGAAGCGAAGGCGGCTGCTGCGAAGAGCTGA
- a CDS encoding glycogen/starch/alpha-glucan phosphorylase, whose protein sequence is MTAVDLEFDQLNSTVDALRRSISNRMMYGVGKDAVTAHPHDWLHAAALAVRDRLVARWMKTTRLQYEQDVKRVYYLSMEFLIGRTFTNALLALGIHDQMKEALASLGVDMDTLTDIEPDAALGNGGLGRLAACFLDSMATLGIPGFGYGIRYEYGMFRQEIVNGEQVEAPDYWLRAGNPWEFPRSEIKYMVHFGGRTVQRGEHVEWIDTQHVNATAYDTVIPGYATDATNTLRLWSARATEELDLGAFNRGDYRNAVDTKNMSENVSRLLYPDDSTPAGRELRLRQEYFFVSATMQDLIRRYQRTHSTFGRFSEKVAVHLNDTHPVLAIPELMRLLVDIHHLPWDKAWKHVTQIFSYTNHTLMPEALETWDVEMLARLLPRHLEIIFEINAQFLKHVSEQSGHDGEMIRRISLVDEYGQRRVRMAYLAIVASHKVNGVSKLHSQLMTRDIFADFARVYPDRFTNVTNGITPRRWLAQASPSLSSLIDQQIGKHWRSNLFELEQLRNLRTDSGFIDAFREAKRQSKLRLVHRLAHHTKLHFDPEALFDLQVKRIHEYKRQLLNLLHVIVRYNQIRENPERDWVPRVVLFAGKAASAYRMAKTIIKLIGDVSQKVNHDPLIGDRLKVVFVPNYGVSVAELIIPAADLSEQISMAGTEASGTGNMKLALNGALTIGTMDGANIEICDAVGRENIFIFGHTADEVDSLRATGYRPRQIYEENAELRMALDQIRTGFFSPDDPLRFSDIFHTLVDWGDHYMVLADFAAFAKAQDEVDARFVDKRAWTESAIENVAGMGQFSSDRTIGEYARNIWHVNPLNME, encoded by the coding sequence ATGACAGCCGTCGATCTGGAATTCGACCAGCTCAACAGTACCGTCGACGCGCTACGGCGCTCAATTTCCAATCGCATGATGTACGGCGTCGGCAAGGACGCTGTCACCGCGCATCCGCATGACTGGCTGCACGCGGCGGCGCTCGCTGTGCGCGACCGGCTGGTTGCGCGCTGGATGAAAACCACGCGCCTGCAATACGAACAGGACGTCAAACGTGTCTATTACCTGTCGATGGAATTCCTGATCGGCAGAACCTTTACGAATGCGTTGCTCGCGCTCGGCATTCACGACCAGATGAAGGAAGCGCTCGCGAGTCTCGGTGTGGATATGGACACGCTGACCGATATCGAGCCCGACGCCGCGCTCGGCAACGGCGGCCTCGGCCGTCTCGCGGCCTGTTTTCTCGATTCGATGGCGACGCTCGGCATCCCCGGTTTCGGCTACGGGATTCGCTACGAGTATGGGATGTTCCGTCAGGAGATCGTCAACGGCGAGCAGGTCGAGGCGCCGGATTACTGGTTGCGCGCGGGCAATCCGTGGGAATTTCCGCGCTCCGAGATCAAGTACATGGTGCACTTCGGCGGCCGCACGGTGCAGCGTGGCGAACACGTCGAGTGGATCGACACCCAGCACGTGAACGCGACCGCTTACGATACGGTCATTCCAGGCTACGCGACCGACGCGACCAACACGCTGCGTTTGTGGTCCGCGCGCGCGACCGAAGAGCTCGATCTCGGCGCGTTCAATCGCGGCGATTATCGGAATGCGGTCGATACGAAGAACATGTCGGAGAACGTGTCGCGTCTGCTGTATCCGGACGACTCGACACCGGCCGGCCGTGAATTGCGTTTGCGTCAGGAGTACTTTTTCGTCTCGGCGACGATGCAGGATCTGATTCGCCGATATCAACGCACGCACAGTACATTCGGGCGTTTCAGCGAAAAGGTCGCGGTGCATCTGAACGATACGCACCCCGTGCTTGCGATTCCCGAGTTGATGCGTTTGCTGGTGGACATACATCATCTGCCTTGGGACAAGGCGTGGAAGCACGTCACGCAGATTTTCTCGTACACGAATCACACGTTGATGCCCGAAGCGCTCGAAACGTGGGACGTCGAGATGCTTGCACGTTTGCTGCCGCGCCATCTCGAGATTATCTTCGAGATCAATGCGCAGTTTTTGAAGCACGTGAGCGAGCAGTCGGGGCACGACGGCGAGATGATCCGCCGCATTTCTCTCGTCGACGAATACGGGCAGCGGCGCGTGCGAATGGCGTATCTGGCGATCGTCGCGAGTCACAAGGTGAACGGCGTGTCGAAGCTGCATTCGCAACTGATGACACGCGATATCTTCGCCGACTTCGCGCGCGTCTATCCCGACCGCTTCACGAATGTGACCAATGGCATTACGCCGCGTCGCTGGCTTGCACAGGCGAGTCCGTCGCTGTCGTCGCTGATCGATCAGCAGATCGGCAAACATTGGCGCAGCAATCTGTTCGAGCTGGAGCAACTGCGAAATCTGCGCACCGATAGCGGTTTTATCGACGCGTTCCGCGAGGCCAAGCGGCAGAGCAAATTGCGGCTTGTGCATCGGCTCGCGCATCACACGAAGCTGCATTTCGATCCGGAAGCGCTGTTCGATTTGCAGGTCAAGCGCATTCACGAATACAAGCGGCAACTGCTCAACCTGCTGCATGTGATCGTGCGATACAACCAGATTCGCGAGAACCCCGAGCGCGACTGGGTGCCGCGTGTCGTGCTGTTCGCGGGCAAGGCGGCGTCCGCGTACCGGATGGCGAAGACGATCATCAAACTGATCGGCGATGTCAGCCAGAAGGTCAATCACGATCCGCTGATCGGCGACCGGTTGAAGGTGGTGTTCGTGCCGAACTACGGCGTGAGCGTTGCCGAGTTGATCATTCCGGCCGCCGATCTGTCCGAGCAGATTTCGATGGCCGGCACGGAGGCATCTGGCACCGGCAACATGAAGCTCGCGCTCAACGGTGCGCTGACGATCGGCACGATGGACGGCGCGAACATCGAGATCTGCGATGCGGTAGGCCGCGAGAACATTTTCATCTTCGGCCATACCGCTGATGAAGTGGATTCGTTGCGCGCGACCGGTTACCGGCCACGGCAAATCTACGAGGAAAACGCGGAACTGCGCATGGCGCTCGACCAGATTCGCACAGGCTTTTTCTCACCGGACGACCCGCTGCGCTTCTCGGACATCTTCCACACGCTGGTCGATTGGGGCGATCACTACATGGTGCTCGCCGACTTCGCGGCATTCGCGAAAGCGCAGGACGAAGTGGACGCGCGTTTCGTCGACAAGCGCGCGTGGACGGAGAGCGCGATCGAGAACGTCGCCGGCATGGGGCAGTTTTCTTCGGACCGTACGATCGGCGAATATGCGCGAAACATCTGGCACGTGAATCCGCTGAATATGGAATGA
- a CDS encoding glycosyltransferase — protein sequence MSYSILTNVAGLLGPLVTVPYVLRVLGPEAYGRAVHALILSTWITSVLVLGMSNYCTRQYSSRLLQSASDGDHELSGLVSLQIFAACIGTLLHIIVIAIAFIGEGKPDPIYLIYVGVTLLSFLNVDWFFYVADRMDIFFWRTASLRLASIAVLFYAVRTKSDVMTYAAISAIFIVLPNVVSFIFVVRRHPLRFDVSAYKRLAAARYFLANASVGSIYQFADQFLMGILSTKENLAYLNVCKQILAVANMVVGSASRVLMPAAVHAFARGRRRAYICKTASVCGATVILLALGMWLFGGPAIRFFAGPKFDAASDHMALLAAIFVATSVAVYIDTQVSIPLHRERFTTVSNTFVAVISVTIFLAFLHRVGFASALLGLLGGETVGVFVMLYLHSSSSAQVAGEKKLNRFATVFDDFDEQHFHKDVGCIPALYSRLKFGQTSIIIYRRKKAALSVPPEFTADLTLVELGARSKAIFYAKALAYLWGNKEITVVNLYHFSKENLFFFELLRLIRPDITRYLKLDMDLRSLAWITTRRIGFGAFKSKVSLFMAGRIDLISAETQAIFRPLRDHASAFRRNLFFMPNGIWAEHASSTSKVEQREKVILCVGRIGTAQKNNELAIDAFCKLERREGWRIVFAGPVEPDFEAMIDGLLTKRPDLACAIELTGPLDKTHLYALYAKASVFCLTSRWEGFALVLSEAAYFGNYIVTTDVGGAREITDNGRFGTIVENGTTDGFAQVFQAIVDGKIDLETMRGDQQAYCASQMTWESLVALLQSRIRSHTTQNGRT from the coding sequence ATGAGTTATTCCATTCTCACCAACGTCGCGGGCCTGCTCGGTCCGCTCGTTACGGTGCCGTACGTGCTTCGCGTCCTTGGTCCCGAAGCGTATGGCCGAGCGGTGCATGCGTTGATCTTGTCAACGTGGATCACGAGCGTGCTGGTTCTCGGCATGTCGAACTACTGCACCCGCCAGTATTCGAGCAGGCTGCTTCAGAGCGCCAGCGACGGTGACCATGAGCTTTCCGGCCTTGTTTCATTGCAGATCTTTGCCGCGTGCATCGGGACGTTGCTTCACATCATTGTGATTGCAATTGCCTTCATCGGAGAGGGTAAACCAGACCCGATCTATTTAATTTATGTCGGCGTGACGCTACTTTCATTTCTTAATGTCGACTGGTTTTTCTATGTCGCCGATAGAATGGATATCTTTTTCTGGCGGACGGCTTCCCTTCGCCTTGCCTCCATTGCAGTTCTTTTCTACGCCGTCAGGACGAAAAGCGACGTGATGACGTATGCCGCCATTTCGGCAATCTTCATAGTTCTTCCGAATGTCGTCTCGTTCATCTTTGTGGTTAGGCGCCACCCGCTCCGGTTCGACGTCAGCGCGTATAAAAGGCTCGCTGCCGCCCGCTATTTTCTTGCCAACGCCTCCGTCGGATCGATTTACCAGTTCGCGGACCAGTTCTTGATGGGCATTCTGTCGACCAAGGAAAACCTGGCCTATCTGAACGTGTGCAAACAGATTCTGGCTGTTGCCAATATGGTAGTGGGTTCCGCGAGCCGTGTCCTGATGCCCGCGGCCGTTCACGCTTTCGCTCGTGGGCGACGCCGCGCCTATATCTGCAAGACGGCGTCCGTCTGCGGTGCGACCGTCATTCTTCTGGCACTAGGCATGTGGCTGTTCGGCGGACCCGCCATACGTTTTTTCGCGGGACCTAAGTTCGATGCCGCGAGCGACCATATGGCTTTGCTTGCCGCGATTTTCGTAGCAACCTCCGTCGCGGTCTATATCGACACGCAGGTCAGCATACCGCTACATCGCGAACGGTTCACGACCGTATCAAACACGTTTGTCGCGGTGATCAGCGTCACCATCTTTCTCGCGTTTCTGCATAGGGTCGGTTTCGCCTCAGCGCTTCTTGGTCTGCTCGGTGGTGAGACTGTTGGAGTTTTCGTGATGTTGTATCTACACAGCAGCAGCTCCGCACAGGTGGCCGGTGAAAAGAAGCTGAACAGATTCGCCACCGTTTTCGACGATTTTGACGAACAGCATTTCCACAAGGACGTCGGCTGCATTCCTGCACTTTATTCAAGGCTCAAATTCGGACAGACCTCGATCATCATCTATCGCCGCAAAAAGGCCGCACTTTCAGTGCCTCCCGAATTCACCGCCGACCTGACGCTGGTTGAACTTGGCGCGAGATCCAAAGCAATTTTCTATGCCAAGGCGTTGGCGTATCTGTGGGGCAACAAAGAGATCACCGTCGTCAATCTTTATCATTTTTCGAAGGAAAATCTGTTTTTCTTTGAACTCCTCAGGCTGATTCGGCCGGACATAACCCGCTATTTGAAGCTTGACATGGATCTACGCTCGCTCGCCTGGATTACCACACGGCGCATTGGGTTTGGCGCTTTCAAGTCGAAGGTTTCGCTGTTCATGGCAGGGCGAATCGACTTGATTTCCGCTGAAACCCAAGCTATCTTCCGGCCGCTGCGAGATCATGCTTCGGCATTTCGCCGGAATCTGTTTTTCATGCCGAACGGCATTTGGGCGGAACATGCGTCGTCGACTTCCAAGGTCGAGCAGCGCGAGAAAGTAATTCTTTGCGTGGGTCGTATCGGCACAGCGCAGAAGAACAACGAACTCGCTATCGACGCCTTTTGCAAACTGGAACGGCGTGAAGGCTGGCGGATTGTTTTTGCCGGCCCGGTCGAGCCGGATTTCGAAGCGATGATCGACGGATTGCTGACGAAGCGGCCCGACCTGGCTTGCGCAATAGAATTGACCGGCCCCCTCGACAAAACGCATCTCTATGCTTTGTACGCAAAGGCCAGTGTCTTTTGTCTGACCTCTCGGTGGGAAGGCTTTGCGCTGGTCTTGTCGGAGGCAGCTTATTTCGGCAATTACATCGTAACGACGGACGTCGGTGGCGCCCGCGAGATCACGGACAATGGGCGCTTCGGCACGATCGTCGAAAATGGGACCACTGATGGTTTCGCCCAGGTTTTCCAGGCGATCGTCGACGGGAAGATCGATCTCGAAACGATGAGAGGCGACCAGCAGGCTTATTGCGCAAGCCAGATGACCTGGGAAAGCCTGGTTGCGCTATTGCAGAGCCGCATTCGGTCGCATACGACTCAGAACGGGCGGACTTGA